Proteins co-encoded in one Candidatus Nomurabacteria bacterium genomic window:
- the tmk gene encoding dTMP kinase, with protein sequence MSGKLIVIEGADGAGKATQVRLLAERLRGEGVAVETLEFPRYEDSFFGSYIREWIDEVHGNFLELDPRLAAILFAGDRFETKDLIAGWLAEGKHVILDRYVTANMLHQGAKISDVEKRGAFLLWLQRLEYDVFKVPRPDMVVYLDMPAEMRHALLTTDESKPNLGHTETDEYYQASLQKCAASIAALEKWKIVSCLMDDKLRSKDNINTELYGLIRPLL encoded by the coding sequence ATGTCAGGAAAACTAATCGTTATTGAAGGAGCAGACGGGGCTGGAAAGGCAACGCAAGTGAGGCTTTTGGCCGAACGACTGCGTGGAGAAGGGGTTGCCGTAGAGACCTTAGAATTCCCACGTTATGAAGACAGTTTTTTTGGATCGTATATTAGAGAATGGATTGATGAGGTTCACGGAAATTTTCTTGAGCTTGATCCGCGCTTAGCCGCGATTCTTTTTGCCGGCGATCGCTTTGAGACAAAAGATTTGATTGCCGGCTGGCTTGCGGAAGGGAAGCATGTCATTCTTGATCGCTATGTAACTGCCAACATGCTCCACCAAGGAGCAAAAATTTCAGATGTTGAGAAGCGTGGCGCATTTCTGCTGTGGTTGCAGCGCCTGGAGTACGATGTATTCAAGGTGCCACGGCCAGATATGGTGGTGTATTTAGATATGCCAGCAGAAATGCGCCACGCTTTGCTCACGACAGACGAAAGCAAGCCAAATCTCGGTCATACGGAAACCGACGAATATTACCAAGCGTCGCTGCAGAAATGCGCTGCTAGTATTGCTGCGTTAGAAAAGTGGAAAATCGTCTCTTGCCTTATGGATGACAAGCTTCGCAGTAAGGACAATATCAATACCGAGCTATACGGACTTATTCGACCGTTGTTGTAA
- a CDS encoding ribonucleotide-diphosphate reductase subunit beta: MEIENIRKRDGSVQPFDLSKITSAIAKALAETGEGDRAAAEDVAELAHQKVVAMCVQAGTAAPDHPMAKKCVDGNPAVEEIQDLVEQALMEKDYYNTAKAYIIYRNERKKLRERDIFAKRQNLKPYEYPELYEYTNAIRHSYWIHTEFNYTADVQDFHINVSEAERTAIKHAMLAIAQIEVAVKTFWGDIYKKMPKPEIGAVGATFAESEVRHADAYAHLLEILGLNDEFKKIKEIPVIQQRMDYLEKVIDLSRTTENREYAHAVMLFSLFVEHVSLFSQFLIMMSFNKHKNLFKGISNAVEATSKEEQIHGMFGIDVINVIKDEHPEWFDEDCNNLIMKACEEAYESEAKIVDWIFEAGELDFLPAANVKEFIKHRFNNSLASIGLPRIFEVSEALLAETDWFDNEVIATKHVDFFHKRSINYNKRSSSVTSDDLF; the protein is encoded by the coding sequence ATGGAAATTGAAAATATCCGAAAGCGAGATGGTTCGGTCCAGCCGTTTGATCTCTCAAAGATCACTAGTGCCATTGCAAAAGCATTGGCTGAAACGGGAGAGGGAGACCGTGCTGCTGCTGAAGATGTCGCGGAACTAGCACACCAAAAAGTGGTCGCGATGTGCGTGCAGGCCGGTACTGCAGCGCCCGATCACCCGATGGCGAAGAAGTGTGTTGATGGTAATCCTGCCGTGGAAGAGATTCAGGACTTGGTTGAGCAGGCGCTGATGGAGAAGGATTACTACAATACCGCCAAAGCATATATCATTTATCGTAACGAGCGTAAAAAGCTACGTGAGCGTGATATTTTTGCGAAGCGTCAGAATCTCAAGCCGTACGAATATCCAGAACTTTATGAGTACACCAACGCAATCCGTCACTCATACTGGATTCACACTGAATTCAACTACACCGCTGATGTGCAGGATTTTCATATTAATGTGAGTGAGGCTGAACGGACTGCGATTAAGCACGCCATGCTGGCAATCGCACAGATCGAAGTGGCGGTGAAGACCTTCTGGGGCGACATCTACAAAAAGATGCCCAAGCCAGAGATTGGGGCAGTGGGCGCCACGTTTGCCGAGTCGGAAGTGCGCCACGCTGATGCGTACGCGCATCTCTTGGAGATTCTTGGTCTTAATGACGAGTTTAAGAAGATAAAGGAAATTCCGGTGATTCAGCAGCGCATGGACTACCTGGAGAAGGTGATCGACCTCTCTCGTACCACCGAAAATCGTGAGTACGCTCATGCGGTAATGCTCTTCTCGCTCTTTGTGGAGCACGTGTCACTCTTCTCACAGTTCCTGATTATGATGAGCTTCAACAAGCACAAAAACTTGTTCAAAGGCATCAGTAACGCAGTGGAAGCGACTTCAAAAGAAGAACAAATTCACGGCATGTTCGGTATCGATGTCATTAATGTAATCAAAGACGAGCATCCAGAGTGGTTTGATGAAGACTGTAACAATCTCATCATGAAGGCGTGTGAGGAGGCCTATGAATCCGAAGCAAAAATCGTGGACTGGATTTTTGAAGCAGGGGAGCTGGACTTCTTGCCAGCAGCCAATGTAAAGGAATTTATTAAGCATCGCTTCAACAACTCCCTCGCTTCAATCGGCTTGCCACGCATCTTCGAAGTGAGTGAGGCGTTATTGGCAGAAACTGATTGGTTCGACAACGAAGTGATTGCTACGAAGCATGTCGATTTCTTCCACAAGCGATCAATCAACTACAACAAGCGCTCATCGAGTGTTACAAGTGATGATCTCTTCTAG
- a CDS encoding SIMPL domain-containing protein (The SIMPL domain is named for its presence in mouse protein SIMPL (signalling molecule that associates with mouse pelle-like kinase). Bacterial member BP26, from Brucella, was shown to assemble into a channel-like structure, while YggE from E. coli has been associated with resistance to oxidative stress.), whose translation MSESMFNSPQMRLLAGLLMLMGIIALGSYARLNFEQAKFANPMPATISVSGEGEVLAVPDIGRFSFSVTAEAMTAAEAQAAMGEKVNAILSYLREQGIEDKDIKVENYNLYPKWRYEERVCAFGVSYCPPGERVQDGFEVTESVAVKVRDTAKAPEVIGGVGERGATNISNLDFTVDDTNALKAEARAKAIADANEKAGVLAKQLGVRVVRLASYYEENSYYEPYAKTMSYDMMAEEAMGMGGAELPVGEDSTTVRVNVTFEVQ comes from the coding sequence ATGTCAGAAAGTATGTTTAATTCACCACAAATGCGCCTTTTAGCCGGCCTTTTGATGCTTATGGGAATCATTGCACTTGGCTCATATGCACGACTTAATTTTGAACAAGCGAAGTTTGCCAATCCAATGCCGGCCACCATTTCAGTGTCTGGTGAGGGAGAGGTGTTGGCGGTGCCCGACATTGGCCGTTTTTCATTTTCAGTTACCGCTGAAGCAATGACTGCGGCAGAAGCGCAGGCTGCGATGGGTGAGAAGGTAAACGCAATTTTAAGCTATTTGCGTGAACAAGGAATTGAAGACAAAGATATAAAAGTAGAGAATTATAATTTGTATCCAAAGTGGCGGTATGAAGAGCGGGTGTGTGCGTTTGGTGTGTCATATTGTCCGCCAGGTGAGCGCGTGCAGGACGGCTTTGAAGTGACTGAATCGGTGGCGGTGAAAGTGCGTGATACTGCCAAAGCTCCAGAAGTGATTGGTGGTGTTGGTGAACGGGGGGCAACTAACATCAGCAATCTTGATTTTACCGTCGATGATACCAACGCTCTTAAAGCCGAGGCTCGGGCGAAGGCCATCGCTGACGCTAACGAGAAGGCGGGAGTGCTTGCAAAGCAGTTGGGAGTGCGTGTGGTGCGCTTAGCTTCGTACTATGAAGAAAATAGCTACTACGAACCGTACGCAAAAACTATGTCCTACGATATGATGGCAGAAGAGGCGATGGGTATGGGAGGTGCAGAGCTGCCTGTTGGCGAGGATAGCACGACGGTGCGAGTGAACGTGACCTTTGAAGTACAGTAA
- the mscL gene encoding large-conductance mechanosensitive channel protein MscL translates to MVAFINEFKAFAMKGNVIDLAVAVVIGAAFGKIVSSLVDNIITPLIGLLMGGVNFSGMSYQVGGAVVTYGAFIQSVVDFLIVALVIFMVIKAINKAQDVLDGDEAEEAKETKPAEPSEEVKLLREIRDSLQR, encoded by the coding sequence ATGGTGGCATTCATAAATGAATTTAAGGCCTTTGCCATGAAAGGCAATGTGATTGACTTGGCAGTGGCTGTGGTTATTGGAGCGGCGTTTGGAAAGATTGTTTCATCGTTGGTGGACAATATTATTACGCCACTTATTGGTCTTCTGATGGGTGGAGTTAACTTCTCTGGCATGAGTTACCAGGTGGGTGGAGCAGTGGTCACCTATGGAGCATTTATTCAGTCAGTGGTTGATTTCTTGATTGTGGCGTTGGTTATCTTTATGGTAATTAAGGCTATCAATAAGGCTCAAGATGTGCTTGATGGCGATGAGGCTGAAGAAGCAAAAGAAACAAAGCCAGCTGAGCCGTCAGAAGAAGTTAAGCTTTTACGCGAAATTCGCGATAGTCTGCAGCGTTAA
- the rplK gene encoding 50S ribosomal protein L11 has translation MAKKLLKQVKVQAVGGKATPAPPLGPVLGQAGINIGEFVNQFNEQTRERMGDVVPCVINVYDDRSFDFIVKVSPMSRLILKKIGKDKGSSKNTVSQAGTITKAQVREVAEEKMPDLNAASIEAAMKTVEGTCYSMGIKVVD, from the coding sequence ATGGCAAAGAAACTTCTTAAGCAAGTAAAAGTTCAAGCTGTGGGTGGTAAGGCTACCCCAGCTCCACCGCTTGGTCCGGTACTCGGTCAGGCTGGTATTAACATTGGTGAATTCGTTAATCAGTTCAACGAACAGACTCGTGAACGTATGGGTGACGTTGTGCCTTGTGTTATCAATGTTTACGACGATCGTAGCTTTGATTTCATCGTAAAGGTATCACCAATGTCACGTCTGATTCTCAAGAAAATCGGCAAGGACAAGGGTTCTAGTAAGAACACGGTGTCACAAGCTGGTACCATCACTAAAGCGCAGGTGCGCGAGGTGGCAGAGGAAAAGATGCCAGATCTCAACGCTGCTTCAATCGAAGCGGCAATGAAGACGGTAGAAGGCACTTGTTACTCAATGGGTATTAAAGTGGTTGACTAA
- a CDS encoding pyridoxamine 5'-phosphate oxidase family protein, protein MTADIEKKIAESTAFALATNGPEGVNVVPLSVVEVHGEEIWFFDFFMGKTAVNLQQNSMVAFTCWQGFVGLQIKGRAVYETDGEAFKAQAVVMKERFPDRTLRAVIRLTPDMVYDVAPGATGENILM, encoded by the coding sequence ATGACAGCAGACATCGAAAAGAAGATAGCGGAATCGACCGCGTTTGCATTAGCAACTAATGGTCCAGAAGGGGTGAATGTGGTACCGCTTTCGGTGGTGGAAGTGCATGGTGAAGAAATTTGGTTTTTTGACTTTTTTATGGGGAAGACGGCAGTGAATTTGCAACAAAATTCAATGGTGGCATTTACGTGTTGGCAAGGATTCGTTGGTTTGCAAATCAAAGGGCGGGCTGTATATGAGACAGATGGGGAGGCGTTTAAGGCACAGGCGGTAGTTATGAAAGAACGTTTCCCAGATCGAACGTTGCGCGCGGTAATCCGACTAACTCCAGACATGGTATACGATGTGGCTCCGGGAGCTACGGGAGAGAATATTTTGATGTAG
- the secE gene encoding preprotein translocase subunit SecE: MNSLVKYFRDTAAELQQVHWPTQHQAMMYTVLVVVISIVVALFTGAFDHVFSLVIERVVNRF, encoded by the coding sequence ATGAATTCACTCGTAAAATATTTTCGTGATACGGCTGCTGAATTGCAGCAGGTACACTGGCCAACCCAGCATCAAGCGATGATGTACACCGTTTTGGTGGTGGTTATTTCTATAGTAGTAGCCCTCTTTACTGGCGCGTTTGATCACGTGTTTTCACTAGTGATTGAACGAGTGGTTAACCGTTTCTAA
- the nusG gene encoding transcription termination/antitermination factor NusG: protein MAKQHSSGERHWYAIHTYSGYENAVTRNLKQRIDSLNMNDKIFNVVVPTEKKIRVKGGKRVTEEERIYPGYVLVEMIVDDESWFVVRNTPRVTGFVGSGTQPVPLSEAEYNALMKRMSSETVKHKVDLSAGDLVSIVDGPFKDLEGKVGEVDEESGKVKVMVSMFGRETPVELDFLQVKRV, encoded by the coding sequence ATGGCAAAACAGCACAGCAGTGGTGAACGGCATTGGTACGCCATTCACACATATTCTGGATACGAAAACGCAGTAACGCGTAATCTCAAGCAGCGTATTGATTCGCTCAATATGAATGACAAGATCTTCAACGTGGTGGTACCAACTGAAAAGAAGATTCGGGTTAAAGGTGGTAAGCGAGTGACTGAAGAAGAGCGCATCTATCCTGGATACGTGCTCGTGGAAATGATTGTGGATGACGAGTCGTGGTTTGTGGTGCGTAATACACCGCGGGTGACTGGGTTCGTTGGGAGTGGCACGCAGCCAGTACCGCTTTCGGAGGCTGAATACAACGCACTCATGAAGCGTATGAGTAGTGAGACCGTGAAGCATAAAGTGGACTTAAGCGCGGGTGACCTAGTCAGTATCGTGGACGGCCCATTCAAAGACCTTGAAGGCAAGGTGGGTGAGGTGGATGAGGAAAGTGGAAAGGTGAAGGTGATGGTGTCTATGTTTGGGCGCGAAACACCAGTCGAGCTTGATTTTCTCCAGGTTAAGCGAGTGTAA
- a CDS encoding thymidylate kinase, translating to MFFVIDGSDGSGKATQVALLKERLLQEGRKVETIDFPKYSSNTFGALIRECLDGKRGDFMQIDPRIASALYAADRFESSGQIREWLEGGTVVIADRYVSANMLHQGAKLTDETERADFLNWIDEVEHGVFGIPRPDLIMYLEVPFAVRKGLLAGDGSRKALDLAELDEAHQTATETAAQSLVAGLNNWQKIACTVEGVLRAREDIHEEIYRTVRQVLL from the coding sequence ATGTTTTTCGTAATCGATGGTAGTGACGGTTCGGGTAAGGCGACACAGGTAGCACTCTTGAAAGAGCGTTTGTTGCAAGAAGGAAGAAAGGTGGAAACGATTGATTTTCCTAAGTACAGTAGCAATACGTTTGGCGCACTCATTCGAGAGTGTCTGGATGGCAAGCGGGGCGACTTCATGCAGATTGATCCGCGAATCGCCTCGGCGCTCTATGCGGCTGACCGCTTTGAATCATCAGGGCAAATCCGTGAATGGCTTGAAGGTGGCACGGTGGTTATTGCGGATAGGTATGTGAGCGCGAATATGCTGCATCAAGGGGCAAAGCTTACTGATGAAACTGAGCGTGCTGATTTTCTAAACTGGATTGATGAGGTGGAGCATGGAGTGTTTGGGATTCCGCGACCAGATCTCATTATGTACCTAGAGGTGCCATTTGCGGTCCGTAAGGGGTTATTGGCAGGAGACGGTTCGCGCAAAGCGCTTGATTTGGCAGAGCTCGACGAAGCGCATCAAACGGCGACTGAAACTGCGGCACAGTCACTGGTGGCTGGCCTCAATAACTGGCAGAAAATTGCCTGCACTGTCGAAGGGGTGTTGCGGGCGCGGGAGGATATTCATGAGGAGATTTATCGGACAGTGCGTCAAGTGTTGTTGTAA
- a CDS encoding matrixin family metalloprotease, which produces MKDILLIVLLLTLVSVGAYWYQSTAAICPAPLAYRIGEVDTSFGITREKALEYALEAETKWEQAIGRDLFTYNETADFPIHFIYDERQELADTEASERAVLDAQREESESVILTVEKLQAEHHKLSQSYDAKLADYEARLEAYNTEVNRYNDRGGAPADVYEGLESERVELRDDADELAKTAAQLNDLAANINKLGKRGNDLVADYNTQVTAYNEEYGFSREFTQGDYQGDSIHIYKFSNENELVKVLMHEFGHALGIDHVAGESSVMYYLLENPEVVPKLSEEDLAAFELVCGYEETTSQRIRRIIRELL; this is translated from the coding sequence ATGAAAGACATATTACTTATTGTGCTGCTTCTGACACTTGTTAGTGTTGGTGCATATTGGTACCAGTCGACGGCAGCTATTTGTCCAGCGCCGCTTGCGTATCGGATTGGCGAAGTTGACACATCGTTTGGAATCACTCGTGAAAAAGCCCTCGAGTACGCGTTGGAGGCTGAGACAAAGTGGGAGCAGGCGATTGGCCGTGATTTATTTACGTATAACGAAACGGCAGATTTTCCCATACATTTCATCTACGATGAACGTCAAGAATTGGCCGATACTGAAGCATCAGAACGTGCGGTATTGGACGCACAGCGTGAAGAGAGCGAGTCAGTCATTTTAACGGTTGAGAAACTACAGGCAGAACACCATAAGCTGTCGCAATCGTATGATGCTAAGCTGGCGGATTATGAGGCGCGTCTAGAGGCCTATAATACTGAGGTTAATCGCTACAATGACCGTGGCGGGGCACCTGCAGATGTGTATGAAGGGCTAGAGTCTGAACGAGTTGAATTGCGTGATGATGCTGACGAGTTAGCCAAAACAGCGGCGCAGCTTAATGATCTGGCCGCAAATATCAATAAGCTTGGGAAGCGTGGCAATGATTTGGTTGCAGATTACAACACGCAAGTGACTGCATACAATGAAGAATATGGTTTTTCCAGAGAGTTCACACAGGGTGATTATCAGGGAGACAGTATACATATATACAAATTCTCGAATGAAAATGAATTGGTTAAAGTATTAATGCATGAGTTTGGGCACGCGCTCGGTATTGATCATGTTGCTGGAGAATCTTCCGTCATGTACTATTTACTGGAGAATCCTGAAGTGGTTCCAAAGCTCAGCGAAGAAGATTTGGCAGCATTTGAGTTGGTTTGCGGATATGAAGAAACTACTTCGCAGCGAATCCGTCGGATTATTAGGGAGTTATTATAA
- a CDS encoding dihydrofolate reductase — MPQPPIVIVTAMSRQHQAIGMNNSLLWHVPADLQRFKELTLGHPIIMGRKTFESILAILGKPLPGRTNIVVTRDETYRYNTAKIAHSLEEAITIANEEQPAEIHIGGGAELYRQAIPLVSKLHVTWFDNEPEADTFFPSFLDEFIETAIYEPQTHEGVTFQWVDYVRE; from the coding sequence ATGCCTCAACCACCTATTGTTATAGTCACTGCCATGAGTCGCCAGCATCAAGCTATTGGGATGAATAATAGCCTGCTTTGGCACGTACCAGCAGATCTCCAGCGCTTCAAAGAACTTACCCTAGGACACCCAATCATTATGGGACGGAAGACCTTTGAGTCGATTCTGGCGATTCTTGGCAAGCCACTACCAGGCCGCACCAATATCGTCGTTACTCGCGACGAAACGTATCGATACAACACCGCTAAGATCGCTCACTCCCTCGAAGAAGCAATTACTATTGCAAATGAGGAGCAACCAGCTGAAATTCACATCGGCGGCGGCGCTGAGCTCTATCGTCAAGCAATTCCGCTTGTGAGCAAACTACATGTGACTTGGTTTGACAATGAGCCCGAAGCCGACACGTTCTTCCCTTCGTTTCTCGATGAGTTTATTGAAACAGCGATTTATGAGCCGCAAACTCATGAAGGCGTCACGTTTCAATGGGTTGATTACGTACGGGAGTAA
- a CDS encoding ribonucleoside-diphosphate reductase subunit alpha, whose protein sequence is MEPWYWLNENSRAFLARGYLAPGQTAEDRIEVIAKAAEQYLGREGFAEKFIEYMSKGWISLSSPVWSNFGIPKGLPISCFGSYVSDNMGSILHTHGEVGMMSKYGGGCSGYFGDLRARGAEIASDNGHSSGSVHFMQLFETLVDVVSQGSVRRGHFSPYLPAEHADIMEFLDIGTEGNPIQKLTHGVTVGDEWMEEMIGGDEKKRKVWARIIQRRGEMGYPYIMFSDTANKNTVDVYKDKELKIYASNMCSEIMLPSRDDWSFVCCLSSVNLLHYDDWKDTDLIETMIAFLDTVIEDFNVKLEALRDHEEHEKQLAFRFMERAYNFSKANRALGLGVLGYHSLLQSKQLPFESKEAAALNTEVFKLMQEKADAATKQLATELGEPEVLKGYGRRNTTTIAIAPTTSSAFILGQVSQGIEPIWSNCYTKDVAKMKVTIKNPTLQELLAEKGEDTKVTWDSIRDNDGSVQHLKCLTDDEKAVFRTFSEIDQEAIIDQAGERQAFIDQGQSLNIMVAPDTPVKDINALYIKAWKQGVKSLYYQHSMNAAQQMVRKKLAEQDQK, encoded by the coding sequence ATGGAACCCTGGTACTGGTTGAACGAAAATAGTCGCGCGTTTTTAGCCCGCGGATACTTGGCTCCAGGCCAAACCGCTGAAGATCGAATTGAAGTTATTGCCAAAGCTGCCGAGCAGTATCTCGGTCGCGAAGGCTTTGCCGAGAAGTTTATTGAGTATATGTCGAAGGGGTGGATTTCACTCTCTTCGCCGGTATGGTCAAACTTCGGTATTCCGAAAGGTTTGCCGATTAGTTGCTTTGGATCGTACGTTTCGGACAACATGGGCAGCATTCTCCATACGCATGGTGAGGTAGGAATGATGAGTAAGTATGGTGGTGGTTGTTCTGGGTACTTTGGTGACTTGCGCGCTCGCGGGGCGGAGATTGCCTCAGACAACGGCCATTCATCAGGCTCAGTGCATTTCATGCAGCTCTTTGAGACACTGGTGGATGTGGTCAGTCAGGGGTCGGTTCGTCGCGGACACTTCTCCCCGTATTTGCCAGCGGAACACGCTGATATCATGGAGTTCCTTGATATCGGCACCGAAGGAAATCCAATCCAAAAGCTCACCCATGGTGTAACGGTAGGGGATGAGTGGATGGAAGAGATGATTGGTGGTGATGAGAAGAAGCGCAAGGTTTGGGCGCGCATCATCCAGCGTCGTGGTGAAATGGGGTATCCGTACATCATGTTCTCTGACACTGCCAATAAGAACACCGTAGACGTGTATAAAGACAAGGAGCTAAAAATCTACGCGAGCAATATGTGTAGCGAAATTATGCTCCCGTCACGCGATGACTGGTCATTTGTGTGTTGTTTATCATCAGTGAACCTCCTGCACTATGATGACTGGAAGGATACTGACCTCATCGAAACCATGATTGCGTTTCTGGATACGGTAATTGAAGACTTCAACGTGAAGCTTGAAGCCCTCCGTGATCATGAAGAGCATGAAAAGCAGCTCGCATTCCGCTTTATGGAGCGAGCGTACAACTTCTCAAAGGCCAATAGAGCTCTCGGCTTAGGTGTCCTTGGATACCACTCTCTCCTCCAATCAAAGCAGTTGCCATTTGAAAGTAAGGAAGCGGCAGCGCTCAACACAGAAGTCTTTAAGCTCATGCAAGAGAAAGCCGATGCTGCGACCAAGCAGCTCGCTACCGAGCTTGGTGAACCAGAAGTGCTAAAGGGCTATGGTCGTCGCAACACCACTACGATTGCGATTGCACCAACTACTTCGTCTGCGTTTATTCTTGGGCAGGTATCGCAAGGTATCGAGCCGATTTGGAGCAACTGCTATACCAAAGACGTAGCGAAGATGAAGGTGACCATCAAGAACCCAACGCTTCAGGAATTGCTGGCAGAGAAGGGGGAAGATACTAAGGTGACCTGGGATAGTATTCGCGACAACGACGGCTCAGTGCAGCACCTTAAGTGTCTCACTGACGACGAAAAGGCAGTCTTCCGCACGTTCTCAGAAATCGACCAAGAGGCGATTATCGACCAGGCTGGTGAGCGACAGGCGTTCATCGATCAGGGGCAGTCACTCAATATTATGGTGGCGCCAGATACGCCGGTGAAGGATATTAACGCTCTCTACATCAAGGCGTGGAAGCAAGGTGTAAAGAGTTTGTACTACCAGCACAGTATGAATGCGGCCCAGCAGATGGTGCGCAAGAAGTTGGCGGAACAGGATCAGAAGTAA
- a CDS encoding thymidylate synthase has translation MKQYLDTLRHIYEHGTDVEGRNGMTRKLMAEQMRFNLEDGFPAVTTKKLAFKAVKSELLWFIEGTGDENRLKELNGTNNTIWTANAEADYWKPKAKFPGDLGRVYGVQWRHWQKPDGTEIDQLTEVIEKIKKDPNDRRLIVTAWNPGELDQMALPPCHMTYQFFVANGKLSLHMTQRSCDMFLGVPFNIASYSLLLAMVAQVTDLTPHECVLTLVDAHIYHNHFDAVEEQLKRNPHPLPKLWLNPEVKSIYDFTMDDIKLEDYQHDETIRAEMAV, from the coding sequence ATGAAACAATACCTCGATACACTACGACACATCTACGAGCACGGCACTGATGTCGAGGGTCGCAATGGCATGACCAGAAAATTGATGGCCGAGCAGATGCGCTTCAATCTGGAGGACGGCTTCCCAGCAGTGACCACCAAAAAACTGGCCTTCAAAGCTGTGAAAAGTGAGCTCTTGTGGTTTATTGAAGGGACGGGTGATGAGAACCGCCTCAAAGAACTCAACGGCACAAACAACACCATTTGGACTGCCAACGCTGAGGCTGATTACTGGAAGCCAAAAGCAAAATTCCCTGGCGACCTCGGCCGTGTCTACGGCGTACAGTGGCGACACTGGCAAAAGCCTGACGGGACGGAAATTGACCAACTCACGGAAGTGATTGAAAAAATCAAAAAAGACCCAAACGACCGACGTCTGATTGTCACTGCTTGGAATCCAGGCGAGCTCGACCAGATGGCACTCCCGCCATGCCACATGACCTATCAGTTTTTCGTTGCCAACGGCAAACTTTCGCTCCACATGACCCAGCGTAGCTGCGACATGTTCCTCGGCGTACCATTCAATATTGCATCATACTCCCTACTCTTAGCCATGGTTGCACAAGTCACCGATCTCACTCCACACGAATGTGTTCTCACTTTGGTGGATGCGCACATCTACCACAACCATTTCGACGCGGTGGAAGAGCAGCTCAAGCGCAACCCACACCCGCTACCAAAGCTCTGGCTGAATCCTGAGGTAAAAAGCATCTACGACTTCACCATGGATGACATCAAACTGGAAGATTACCAGCACGATGAAACCATCAGAGCTGAGATGGCGGTTTAA